The sequence TTGCACTGCCAAATTGGTCTATCAAAATTGGTGGTACCAACCTGTGTACTGTACTACACATGATACCTGCGGTGAAGTAACACAAAATGTTAACCCTTACGTTAGCTGCAGTAACTCACTGTTAACTCGGTAGGAGTAGGAGTTTACACTGGGCCGATGTGATTTGTAGCGACAGCATCATGCATGCTTCACTGGCATCAATTTACTAGTAGTATTATACTAGTAATAATATTACTATTATGGATGAGAAGATTAGGCAGCACAAGTACCCGAGTCTGATGTGACTTGACAATCTCATTGTGAGCTAATGAACAGGAGGAGGGCCCATTTCTTATGTCTCCAGGCTTTAATCATGCAAATATCTTCACGGTCATTTCTTTAACACCCTTAATCCATTCGTACACAGAGGATGGATGCAGTGAAGATGCCCTTAATCAACAGGTATCGCTCGCTGATGGCCCTGCTGGCTTTTCGCCTTTTGCTCAAAATATATTCGATTCTCTCGGTGAATCGCAAAACAGTGGAGGGGCCTTTTCTTTTAGTCAAGTGCAGCAGCAACCAACTGACACGAGATTTCAGATCCGTGCGGTAAGTTGCCACAGTTTCTGTCCCAGTTATGCTCCATTGATTCAAATGGCCAACAACTTTACATGAATGCTTTTCTCAAGAGCTGCAAATGCTTCGTTGCTATAGCTTGCTTCCGTGccgagtagtagtagtagtagtagtataatacATGTATGTAAAATCACGTGGTGAACTGTACTGCATTGTACTATTGGCGGTTGCAAGTGTAAAATTATTTACTGAAAACCAACTCTATACTGTGCTATCATATATAAAGAGTTTGAGATCACTGGCTGGCAAACCACGTAGAAACCATGAAGCAGAAAAACTTTTTACACCGGCACAGCACAGATGACAATCATCGCTACCGTAGAACaacagaagaggagagagatcaGCTATGTTTCAGCACTCTTGATTTGGCAGACTTGTGGGGGAATTTATTTTTGTGGCAGCTGGTGCACAGCCACTCTCCTCCATCACCTGGGGTagcttcagcttcagcttcaAGGGGAATATGCATCCGGGTCCCATTCTCCTCGTCACTGCCACTGCCACAGATCAGCATCAGTCCTCCTTCCCGGTCGTTGGATCCACAAGCCGAACAAGTTGGTTCAGCTGCATCGCCTCAGTTGCCTCTCCAAGCACGTCGTCAAGCTGGCCCTTGAGTAGCTTCGCATGGGACTTGTCTGCCAGATCGTGCATGTTGAAGAGGACATGCTTGTTTAGAGACTGACCTGGCTTGCAGATGTACTCCACAAGATAATCTGCGCTGATGCATGGAATGCCCTGCCTCTTAAACTCCTCTACCCATGCATCTGCGCTTGGCGTCCCAGCAGATACAACAGCGAAGTCGACGTGATCAGGTTTCTTCAAGAACCGGGTGTAAGGTGGGGAGGTTGCCAAGATGGTGCCATCGCCAGCTCTCACCGCGCGCTTCAGTGTATCCTGTTAAAAGAACAAACGAAAGACAGAACGAGCATGGATGAGAAACGAACATTTGAAATTACTTGCATCATAACGATGGACAATATattgtactactagtagcaTGACAGCATCACAACTGTCTTgtcggattaaaaaaaaaatcattgtctAGATAGCCTTACCAGTGATGGAGAAATGCACTCCCCGTATATAATTATCTGCATCCCGTAGAAAGCGCCATGGCCAGTATGCTGCCTTAGTTGGCGCCATTTCCGAGGAGCATCCAAACTTATAGTATCACCATTGTTAAGGCCATTACCATGCCACTCAAATGGTTCTTCCTCTAAGAACTTCCCAGCCTCATTACAAGCAGTCAAATAATCAGACTTTAGTATCCACCTGttattttgggggaaaacagCAAAGCTTAAGATATCATGAAATCAGATAAGGAAGAATGGTTGCATCGGCACTGTTTTCCTAGTCAAAATCTAGATTTtcagcaagttttttttttttgggtgcaatGGTCAGCCAAAAGGTTAAATCATaacaaaggaaaaaatgatACATCCAGGTCCTAGTGCACACAATAAATGCCCTTTTGTAGCAAAATATTAGTGGTTGCGCACTTTTTTGTTGGATGACTTCGACACAACAAGAGCAAGGTATAAACCATTCGAAATATAAAGCCTAATGAGAGAAAACTGAGTTATTCGGTGACTGGTGCAGCACAATACTAACTATTTATGAGAATTAACACTGGGGCACATATGGGAAAAATGGTATACCTACCTGCCAGCGGCAGCTGCCGCAAAGAATTTTTCAGTTCTGCGGAGCTCAGGGGAGATAAAATGAGTTGCTTGGAAAGACCATTGATGCGAATCCCTACAAACTTTTCCCTTCAGGCGTCTAAGTATCAACTTATACTCCTTTCTCAGAAGGCGATGCCCACTCAAAATAAATAATCTGGGCTCCAGCACAGTTAACATTCCACAATCGTTTTCTTCTACCACACCGCGGTCAGCAAGCCTGTCTTTGCCACTTCCTGCAGCTTGAATAAAACTGTTCAGACTCGTACAACTGTTTCCATATTTTGATTTGGAAATATTATGATTCCCTGGTAGGTTCTCCTTGTCATGATCAGTAGAACCATCCATTAAATCTGCTGCCTTTTGTCTTTTGCTGCTTCTTGCTTGCGAATTTTGCAATATTTTCGATCTATCTCGCATGTCATCTTCAGAAAATGATACACCGGCATCTCTGGCCTCATCCTCATTGGAACTCTGAAGATTCTGATCCATTGTTTTCTTGCTACCATTTCTAGGACCCTCTGAAGCTCTCTTATACACAAATTTAAATTCAGACACAACAGCACTGCTGTTCTTGCAAGGCACATCACCAAAGCTGTTTTGCTGGACAGCAGATACTTTCCTCTTGGCTGCTGCCTTTCGTACTCTGTTGTTTGGTACAATTCTGGGGGTGCATGTTTCAGGGCCACCCATATTTGTGTTGGTTGAGAGTCTCTTAGGGCAAGATCCTGCATTTTCTGGAGGAAACACTTCCTTAAAACCTGACTTTGAAAACATGGCTCCAGTGCTATCAACAATTGGAGCATCAGGCATCTCGACATCAGCTGTTTGAGATACCTTCTCACATGAACTCTTTCGATATTCATCAGCACTTGCACTGCCAGGATTTTTCTCTGCTAACTCAGTCTTGGAAAGTGCTAGTGCTGTGTTCATCTGTAAAGCATCCCGCGAGTTGTTGGTAGCTGCATTATTTGCTTTACTATTTGGGATTTCTTCAGGAATGAATACTGTACATTCAGCACCATTTGGTCTAGCATGATTCTTTTCTGGTTGCACCTCAACATTATCACGAGAAACGACTTTATCACCATCAGACTTGAAAGATACAATCTCATCTTTGTTCTTTACAGATCTAGTGGCTGCTTTATTTGAGGCATTCCCAAACCTCTTGACACTGGCATTCTTCACTTTAGAAGTAGGTTCTTCCTGGGGAAATGTTTCGCATTCACTGATGGTTGCAGTAACTTGGATCGCTTTAGGAACCACTTCCATGTTTTGATGAGAAACCACAATTGCAAAATCCGTGTTAGGAGCTACAACTTCAGTTTTGTCAACCTGAGGCACATCACTCATCTCAGTGTCCCTGTTTTGAAGAGATGAACTAGAACTTCTTTTGTCAACTTCAGAATCGGCAGATGAGTTTGCAGCACAACCTTTTTCAGACCTTAGACCATTTTCAGAACTAGAACCTCCTTTGTCAACCTCATGCAGTGCAAGTGTATTTTCTCTCAGTGATTTCTTACTCTTAGTAGAGTTTTCAGAAAGCTTTTCTCCTTCAACAGGCCTTGCAAGTTTCAAGGCCCTCCTATAGCTCAACAGGTTGCTTTTAGATGGGCCAGACTTTTCTTTTGCAGTTAAAATCACAGATTCAGCAGAGTTTCTACTGGGATCAGAAAACGTTGCTGCTTCAGATGCACTTTCCCTGCTTGAGAAAGGACTATTTGCAGTTCCAGTTTCTGAGCTTACGGATGGCTTCATACTGATTGAAGAAAGCTTACTTGCCCTCTTCTGAGCAAGTGCACCACTTGATTTATTCACCTTCTTTACTATCTCAACGTCTCTCAGGCTTTCAGCATCAGTAATGTCACTAATTTTGTGATCACTTTTCATTGATGGAGAAATAGTAAAGTCAACCCTTGGGGTAACTCCCTCAAAACTTTGTGGTGATCCTGTTGGTTTTAAATTAGCTTCTGGTGACACAGACTTCTGGCAACGTCTTCTGTTGTAACTTAAGACTTGGCTATTCTTCTTTGATGCTGCATTGCCTGTTAATCTCAAATTAGCCTCACACAAAGTTAGCTCCCGTTCAGTATTTGACTGATCAACTGCAGTATTAAGATCAGGTGTAGATCCACCATCCTTCTGGCCTACATTTCCACTTATACCTGATGGCCGTAATGTTTTCTCTGAGAAAGTTTCTTTAGAAGGGGTTGACCAAAGTGCAATGTTCACATTGTTCTGATTACTGCTATCCAAACAATTTCCACCAATGGTCTCTGTTTTGTCCACCAACATAGCAGGTGCAGTAGTTGATTGATGCACATGATGATCAGAACAAACTGTGGTCCCAGCTATGTTGGAAATACAATGTGCACCAGGACTAGCATCAACTGCCATTTTAGCATCATCTTTAGCTTCAGCTCTGTGGACCTGAGCTGCAGGAGCCTCTTCCTTGCCATTAAGAGGAAAATGGGCAGATTCATAAGCATCAGAATCAGCAGATATTGGAGTATTCCGTATGTCTGATTTAATGTTGAGTGATCTACTGGTTGAACCTCCTGCTTTCGTAATCCGCTCTGGAGTGCTCATGTGTCCTCCAGCAGTAATTTCTGCACTGCAAGAGGAGATAGTAGGATCTCTAGTGGGTGCTTGACTATGAGGATCAACAAGAGTAGCCATTCTAATCTCTTTAGTGCGTGCGCTTCTAGTTGCACGTTTACTATGAGATGAGCTTCTACcagcttcttcttcatcatcttcggAGTCCTTGGCTTGTGCTGCCATTATCTCTATTTCCCAACCGCTGAATAAAGAAAATGTCCATAATTAGCTTCCAAGAATAACATTAGATGTATACTTGTGATGAGCAAGTACACCAGACATGACATACAGAACACTGAAGAATGAGCAGTTGTGGGTTTATGGCACATGtacaaaaaaaagagacataCATTGAAGGGACAATGTGGCATTATATCCTCACCTTTTCGTATAATCATCAGCTGGAAGAATTTTCCATGCCATTAAGCTGCAGAATGCAAATATATGTGGGATTTCAGCTAAAAGTAACAATGGTGCTTTggtaacattttaatttttaggtAGTTGATTAAATGCACATACCAATCTTCCAGCCACTGATGATTAACCAGATTGACATTTGCCCGTTTGGCGGTATTTTCCCGTTTTGCAACTTTGTACTTCTCACCTAGCACAGTTTAGAAAAGGTGGTGAATTGCATTTAAATACTAGCACAATGGATTGAATGCAGACAGGAAAACAATCAAGCCCTAATTTCAGTAAAACATTCAGAGGTGTGCATCAGTTATGCAAACTAACCCAACAATCAACATCAAAATACAATACAGTCCATACATTCAACTTCCAATAGCCAAAGTAAGTCAACAAGCTTTACACTCGACACATTTATAGTAAAAGGATAAATGAACATGAAATTTGTACATAATTTTAAAACTCGAATATAAACTAAAAAGATCAAATAAATCAGGTGCAAAATCAACACATATAATACATGGTCATAAAACTATAATGATAACCGTGGAGGAAAGGATGAGGAAAAACAGTAAGTGCAACATAAGTTCAGACCAAAGTATGGAAAACTaaggagaaaaaagaatacCTTCAAATTTATAGCAAATGAGATGGGTGTCTTTGAGCGCATCAAAACTCTTGGAGAACTCTGCTCCCATCAAAGAAGCCATTTTCTACATTCAACAGCAAAACGAGTGGTTGAAAGACGTGTGATGAGGCGAAGAAAAAATAGTGGTATTAAGACCTGAATGTGATAGAAGAATCTAATTCCTACATGGAAAGAGTATTGAAGGAACAGTGGTGCATGTGGATCCACTTATATAGCATATTAACTGAGTTGCTCTACAGCAGAAAGAATAAGTTAAAACAGGCTTGGTGTCAGTAAATTGGAGATAATACTTAGCAGTATAGCAGCAACAAGTTCTCCATACAAGGGGACCAAAACTTAAGCATATGCTTTATCATCtctctcacaagtcacaacagaAGGGAaagctaagagcatctccaacagtctctctaaATCTGACTCTCCAAATGTCTATTTGGCCAACTCTCCATCTAATTTGGCAAGTCAAACTCGTGgtttactccaacagcctctccatctacTATCTCCATCATAAGTGTATGACAAATAGGACTCATATGTCAGCCTATACTAACATTTTTCCACCCCATTCCCCTGTacatccccttcttcctcccttctacTCCTACTTCGattgcggcgacggcgactcaCAGGAGGCGGgccgcgcgaggcggcggcgtacggcggcggcgggcgcgcgaggcggcgcgagacggcggcggacggcggtggcgggcgcgcgaggcggcgcgagacggcggcggacggcgctgggcggcgaggcggcggaggacggcggcgaggcgggcggcggaggcggcgaggcggcggcggacggcggcgggcgcgcgagACGACACCAAGCCGGCGGGCTGCAGCGCACGAATCCGCTCCTCGCCGGCCTTCCTCGCTCCTCCCTCACCGCCGCGCCCTCCATCCCTCGCCGGCGTGGTTGGAGACGACGCGGACGGCAGCGGTCGCGGCTAGCTCCGGcgcggacggcagcggcgggcgcggctggctacgacgacgccgacgccgaggacggcggcggtcgcggctgGGGACGGCGCGGACGTCGGCGGGCGGTCGCGGCTAGCTCCGGCGCCTCTCTCCTccgtgccgtcgccgtcgtgcggtTCGTAGTAGTCGTCGTCGCGGCCTTTCGCTCTAGccagggggagagggagagagatagggTGGGAGGTggcgtggtggggcccacgaatAGCCAGGCAAAGAGACTCTCCAAGTTTGGCAAGTGAGGGGTGTGATTTAGCCATGCAGATGGCTTGGCTAACTaaatggagaggctgttggaagGTATTTTTTCCTCATActagctaaaatttaacttggcCAGCCATTTAGCCATTCTATTGGAGTTGCTCTTAAGTGACTCCAATCAACAATATAGACTGGTATGTATATGAAAGATACTGAAAGATCCATCAACAATAGACTCCAATCAACTGAAAGTTGAAACAATGGGAGAGTTTTTTTTAGACTGGTTACAGTGGGAGAGTTAGAGGATAAATCATAAGTATTTACCATAATATCGTCACGCCAATTCTTTTGGTACCCTGTCAAGCAAATGCGTAGTGATtgactacccggtatgccgctgAAATCTCTCACTGGTCTATATAGTACCTGTAAGTCCAAAATAAGCAGCTTCAAGTTGCCAAAACTAATCAAGAGAATTTATACGACTCCACATAAAAAAACAGCAGGGACTTCACTAGAACACTGACAATTTTTTTAGTAGACTGTCCAAAAATGTGAACTGTGGTGCCACTAAAAAGCAGTATACATGGTTATTTGGGGGTAATTGGCGGATAAATGAAAAATGGGAAAGGGAAGCTGACCCGATCAGCATCAGCCATCTCTCCGAGATCCAAGCTATCGTCCACCCATTGCTCGGATACGACCTTGGTGCCGTCCTTGCGCGCCGCCACGCAGATTGGGTTATCCTAGAAGCAGTTGAGACGAAACATCCGATGGGCAAACAAAGCAAGCGAATGAATGAAGGGCAAAATTGGGGGAGCCAAGTGAACTCACGTATAGGAGGTCGCAGACGATGAGGTGGGTGCAGCCTGCGCCGTAGGCCCCggcgtccacgccgccgcgctgcaCCATCTCGGAGCGATACTGCAAGGAAGGAACCGCAAATCGAGTGAGACATAGCCGAATCGCGGCAGATTAGCACCGAGCTGGCACGATCCGGCATGGAATCGCAGTGAAATGCGTGGGGATGTAAGGGGGCAGGATCGCTCGCACGCACCTGGGACTCGGAGACGGGGTCGAAGCCAAGGAGCGCGAAGCGGACGCCGGCGAAGAGGCGCCGGTTGTCGGCATCTTGGCCGCCGTGTGCGGGCATGGAGAGGTGGGCGGAGGGATCGGATGGGAGGAGAAATTAGGGTTGGGGAATTGCAAGGATTGTTTGATTGATTCTAGATATCTCTCGATC is a genomic window of Oryza glaberrima chromosome 7, OglaRS2, whole genome shotgun sequence containing:
- the LOC127779771 gene encoding LOW QUALITY PROTEIN: BRCT domain-containing protein At4g02110-like (The sequence of the model RefSeq protein was modified relative to this genomic sequence to represent the inferred CDS: inserted 1 base in 1 codon), which gives rise to MPAHGGQDADNRRLFAGVRFALLGFDPVSESQYRSEMVQRGGVDAGAYGAGCTHLIVCDLLYDNPICVAARKDGTKVVSEQWVDDSLDLGEMADADRVLYRPVRDFSGIPGSQSLRICLTGYQKNWRDDIMKMASLMGAEFSKSFDALKDTHLICYKFEGEKYKVAKRENTAKRANVNLVNHQWLEDCLMAWKILPADDYTKSGWEIEIMAAQAKDSEDDEEEAGRSSSHSKRATRSARTKEIRMATLVDPHSQAPTRDPTISSCSAEITAGGHMSTPERITKAGGSTSRSLNIKSDIRNTPISADSDAYESAHFPLNGKEEAPAAQVHRAEAKDDAKMAVDASPGAHCISNIAGTTVCSDHHVHQSTTAPAMLVDKTETIGGNCLDSSNQNNVNIALWSTPSKETFSEKTLRPSGISGNVGQKDGGSTPDLNTAVDQSNTERELTLCEANLRLTGNAASKKNSQVLSYNRRRCQKSVSPEANLKPTGSPQSFEGVTPRVDFTISPSMKSDHKISDITDAESLRDVEIVKKVNKSSGALAQKRASKLSSISMKPSVSSETGTANSPFSSRESASEAATFSDPSRNSAESVILTAKEKSGPSKSNLLSYRRALKLARPVEGEKLSENSTKSKKSLRENTLALHEVDKGGSSSENGLRSEKGCAANSSADSEVDKRSSSSSLQNRDTEMSDVPQVDKTEVVAPNTDFAIVVSHQNMEVVPKAIQVTATISECETFPQEEPTSKVKNASVKRFGNASNKAATRSVKNKDEIVSFKSDGDKVVSRDNVEVQPEKNHARPNGAECTVFIPEEIPNSKANNAATNNSRDALQMNTALALSKTELAEKNPGSASADEYRKSSCEKVSQTADVEMPDAPIVDSTGAMFSKSGFKEVFPPENAGSCPKRLSTNTNMGGPETCTPRIVPNNRVRKAAAKRKVSAVQQNSFGDVPCKNSSAVVSEFKFVYKRASEGPRNGSKKTMDQNLQSSNEDEARDAGVSFSEDDMRDRSKILQNSQARSSKRQKAADLMDGSTDHDKENLPGNHNISKSKYGNSCTSLNSFIQAAGSGKDRLADRGVVEENDCGMLTVLEPRLFILSGHRLLRKEYKLILRRLKGKVCRDSHQWSFQATHFISPELRRTEKFFAAAAAGRWILKSDYLTACNEAGKFLEEEPFEWHGNGLNNGDTISLDAPRKWRQLRQHTGHGAFYGMQIIIYGECISPSLDTLKRAVRAGDGTILATSPPYTRFLKKPDHVDFAVVSAGTPSADAWVEEFKRQGIPCISADYLVEYICKPGQSLNKHVLFNMHDLADKSHAKLLKGQLDDVLGEATXGDAAEPTCSACGSNDREGGLMLICGSGSDEENGTRMHIPLEAEAEATPGDGGEWLCTSCHKNKFPHKSAKSRVLKHS